One stretch of Arthrobacter polaris DNA includes these proteins:
- the bcp gene encoding thioredoxin-dependent thiol peroxidase, translating into MSNVLTAGSQAPALALPDASGQTVSLADYAGSRVVVYFYPKAATPGCTTEACDFRDSLAALNAAGVQVLGVSTDAQDALTQFTQDNDLNFPLLSDENHAAAEAWGAXGEKVVNGVEMVGTLRSTIVVNADGTVHSAEYNVVADGHVARLRTLLGL; encoded by the coding sequence ATGTCTAACGTACTTACCGCTGGTTCACAGGCACCCGCGCTCGCTCTTCCTGATGCCAGCGGCCAAACGGTCAGCCTTGCGGACTACGCGGGATCTCGTGTTGTTGTTTACTTCTACCCCAAAGCAGCCACNCCCGGATGCACTACCGAAGCTTGCGACTTCCGGGACAGCCTGGCGGCACTAAACGCTGCCGGGGTGCAGGTGCTTGGTGTTTCCACTGATGCACAGGATGCGTTGACACAGTTCACGCAGGACAATGACCTTAATTTCCCCTTGCTCTCGGATGAAAACCATGCTGCTGCCGAGGCGTGGGGCGCTTGNGGAGAGAAGGTTGTTAACGGCGTTGAAATGGTAGGAACGTTGCGTTCCACCATTGTGGTTAACGCGGATGGCACTGTCCATAGCGCCGAATACAACGTTGTTGCGGACGGCCATGTTGCACGCCTGCGGACGCTGCTGGGCCTCTAA
- a CDS encoding SDR family oxidoreductase produces MNNHQQSPAQATNAGHESDSKVLVVTGAGSGIGQAVAQAALAAGFRVVLAGRREAELAAVAAGSIHALVVPTDVCDPEAVEALFTRAVEHFGRVDILFNNAGIFGPSGSVEEISLADWNATLTVNLTGSMLCAAAAIRVMKAQRPQGGRIINNGSISAHSPRPKSAAYTVSKHAISGLTKSIELDGRAFGISCGQIDIGNTATDMMATLDVNSGALQADGTLLVEPTFSVQEAARTVLFMAGLPANANIGQLVITASGMPFIGRG; encoded by the coding sequence GTGAACAACCACCAACAATCACCGGCACAAGCCACCAATGCGGGCCACGAGAGCGACTCCAAGGTCCTGGTAGTGACTGGGGCAGGTTCTGGAATAGGGCAGGCTGTTGCGCAGGCAGCACTGGCAGCAGGCTTCCGCGTGGTTTTGGCTGGCCGCCGCGAGGCCGAGCTGGCAGCCGTGGCCGCTGGCAGCATTCACGCCTTGGTAGTGCCCACTGATGTGTGCGATCCGGAGGCGGTGGAAGCGCTCTTCACCCGGGCAGTAGAACATTTTGGCCGTGTGGATATCCTGTTCAATAATGCTGGCATCTTTGGCCCATCAGGCTCGGTGGAGGAAATCTCGCTGGCGGACTGGAATGCCACCTTGACTGTCAACCTCACCGGTTCCATGCTTTGTGCTGCAGCGGCCATCCGTGTCATGAAGGCTCAGCGGCCACAAGGTGGCCGGATCATCAATAATGGCTCCATCTCCGCTCATTCCCCGCGGCCTAAGTCCGCCGCCTATACCGTGAGTAAACACGCCATTAGCGGATTGACAAAGTCGATCGAATTGGACGGGCGTGCCTTCGGTATCAGTTGCGGACAGATCGACATCGGCAACACGGCCACGGACATGATGGCCACCTTGGACGTCAATAGCGGAGCCCTGCAGGCCGACGGGACGCTTCTGGTGGAACCAACTTTCTCGGTCCAGGAGGCGGCGCGGACGGTCTTGTTCATGGCAGGATTGCCCGCCAACGCCAACATTGGTCAGCTGGTCATCACCGCGTCAGGCATGCCTTTTATTGGTCGAGGTTAA
- a CDS encoding TetR family transcriptional regulator, translating to MSLTRDQIVHTAMGILREYGLADLSMRRLAXDLGVQPGALYWHVXNKQELLTVLAGLILAPINDQPIAGQAVGGQATVDQATVDQAMRGLRELAVGIRTALLSVRDGAEVVALAHALETDTSTPLRGFRILLLGQGWSTLHAEWAAEALVHYVLGSVTDEQTRAGLTSAGLLSAQNDPSAAFDFGLGLMLDGLAAQVISPAGEGPGSSTSLSYARGPALSN from the coding sequence ATGTCATTGACACGGGATCAAATTGTTCACACCGCCATGGGCATCCTGCGTGAGTACGGCCTTGCCGATCTGTCCATGCGCCGCTTGGCCNGGGACCTCGGCGTCCAGCCTGGCGCCTTGTATTGGCACGTANAAAACAAGCAAGAACTACTTACCGTGCTGGCCGGGCTCATCCTGGCCCCGATCAATGACCAGCCGATTGCTGGACAAGCGGTAGGTGGACAAGCGACGGTTGACCAAGCGACTGTTGACCAAGCGATGCGTGGCCTCCGTGAACTGGCCGTAGGAATACGTACAGCATTACTTTCGGTACGTGACGGCGCCGAGGTGGTAGCGCTGGCCCACGCTCTGGAAACAGACACATCAACACCATTGCGCGGCTTTAGAATCCTACTTCTAGGCCAGGGCTGGTCCACTCTCCACGCCGAATGGGCAGCTGAGGCATTGGTGCACTACGTTTTGGGTTCCGTCACTGACGAGCAAACCCGCGCTGGATTAACCAGCGCGGGTTTGCTCAGTGCTCAAAACGATCCGAGTGCAGCCTTTGATTTTGGCTTGGGGTTGATGCTGGACGGGCTAGCCGCCCAAGTGATCAGCCCAGCTGGAGAAGGCCCGGGCAGCAGCACTTCACTGAGCTACGCACGCGGGCCAGCACTGTCCAACTGA
- the bioB gene encoding biotin synthase BioB: MFNYFSDLADRQRAGATLTREEALAVLESTDDQLLEVVAAAAQLRRASFGNTVKVNYLVNLKSGLCPEDCTYCSQRLGSAAQILKYTWLKPEEAVAQAASGIRAGASRVCLVASGKGPSDRDVDRVAGMVSDLKNDYPDVEVCACLGILKGGQAQRLKASGADAYNHNLNTSESNYAEICSTHTFAERVQTVEFAKEAGLSPCSGLIAGMGESNNDLIDAVFTLRGLGSDSIPVNFLMPFEGTPLEGTWLLTPAQCLRILAMVRFACPTTELRMAGGREMHLRTLQPLALHVANSLFLGDYLTSEGQDGQDDLAMIADNGFTVLGADQRQXTAGGRRRILLGAPATIRRRGAGTAAAPMLESSRFTQRVRNRQLVGHFQRTGTWCTRR, from the coding sequence GTGTTCAATTATTTCTCTGACCTCGCCGATCGTCAACGTGCCGGCGCCACCTTGACGCGTGAGGAAGCCCTTGCCGTCCTAGAATCTACCGATGACCAGCTGCTTGAGGTGGTGGCGGCCGCCGCACAGCTTCGCCGTGCCTCCTTCGGTAACACCGTCAAAGTGAACTACCTGGTCAACCTCAAATCCGGGCTCTGCCCCGAGGACTGCACATACTGCTCCCAGCGGCTCGGTTCGGCTGCCCAGATCCTGAAATACACGTGGCTAAAGCCCGAAGAGGCGGTGGCTCAAGCTGCCAGTGGCATCCGTGCTGGTGCTTCTCGAGTGTGTTTGGTGGCCAGTGGCAAAGGCCCTAGCGACCGCGACGTGGACCGCGTGGCAGGGATGGTTAGTGATCTCAAGAATGACTATCCGGACGTGGAAGTCTGCGCCTGCCTGGGCATCCTCAAGGGTGGTCAGGCGCAGCGTCTGAAGGCCTCCGGNGCGGACGCCTACAACCACAATCTGAACACCAGCGAGTCCAACTACGCCGAGATCTGCTCCACCCACACCTTTGCCGAGCGCGTGCAGACCGTGGAGTTTGCCAAAGAGGCTGGCTTATCACCGTGTTCTGGTCTGATTGCCGGCATGGGAGAGAGCAACAACGATCTCATCGACGCCGTCTTCACCCTCCGCGGCCTGGGTAGCGATTCCATCCCCGTGAACTTCCTCATGCCCTTCGAAGGCACCCCGCTGGAAGGCACCTGGCTGCTGACNCCCGCCCAGTGCCTGCGCATCCTGGCCATGGTCCGTTTCGCATGCCCCACCACCGAGCTGCGCATGGCCGGTGGCCGGGAAATGCACCTACGCACTCTCCAGCCCCTTGCCCTGCACGTTGCCAACTCGCTATTCCTNGGGGACTACCTCACCAGCGAGGGGCAGGACGGTCAGGATGATCTGGCCATGATCGCCGATAACGGTTTTACTGTCCTGGGTGCGGACCAGCGTCAGAANACAGCAGGCGGACGACGCCGGATCCTCCTCGGTGCACCCGCCACCATCCGCCGCCGTGGTGCCGGAACGGCGGCAGCCCCAATGCTTGAGTCCTCCCGGTTCACCCAGCGGGTAAGGAACCGCCAGCTCGTGGGGCACTTCCAGCGGACAGGTACCTGGTGCACCAGACGCTGA
- the bioA gene encoding adenosylmethionine--8-amino-7-oxononanoate transaminase: MHQTLISRDQGLLWHPYAPLDGDAPYAVHGADGTRLSLEAADGNSFDVVDAMSSWWSTIHGYRHPALDQALIEQAGRFSHVMFGGLTHEPAVRLAERLTAMAPSGLEHVFFADSGSVSIEVALKLAVQYQLGCGKPGRTQXLALRGGYHGDTFAAMGVCDPVDGMHAAFPTLVPRQHFLPRPPAARLVDGEMVTDPQETADWIKVLEETVIRHRHQLAAIVVEPVVQGAGGMFFYAPQCLAAARRVADEHGLLLIVDEIATGFGRTGKLFASEWAAVAPDIMCVGKALTGGYMTLAAMLCSHQVADTITQSSLRALLHGPTFMANPLACAVACASLELLETSPWESNVGQIQQGLITALAPASNLSTVQDVRVLGAIGVVELSVPVDVAAVSRAALEQGVWVRPFRNLIYTMPPFISSPAEIAAIGAGISTAVAKVHG, from the coding sequence GTGCACCAGACGCTGATTTCTCGCGATCAAGGACTCCTGTGGCACCCGTACGCCCCGCTGGATGGGGACGCGCCCTACGCTGTCCACGGAGCTGACGGGACAAGGCTGAGCCTTGAAGCCGCGGACGGNAACAGTTTTGATGTGGTTGATGCCATGAGCTCATGGTGGTCCACTATTCACGGTTACCGTCACCCCGCCCTGGATCAGGCATTGATAGAGCAGGCAGGGCGTTTCAGTCATGTCATGTTTGGTGGCCTGACCCATGAGCCCGCAGTCCGCTTGGCTGAACGGCTCACGGCCATGGCGCCGAGCGGGCTAGAGCACGTGTTCTTCGCCGATTCCGGTTCGGTGTCCATCGAGGTGGCCCTGAAGCTGGCTGTCCAGTATCAACTGGGCTGCGGCAAGCCGGGACGGACACAATTNTTGGCCCTGCGCGGCGGGTACCATGGGGACACTTTTGCGGCGATGGGCGTCTGCGATCCCGTGGACGGGATGCACGCAGCCTTTCCCACGCTTGTGCCGCGCCAGCACTTCCTGCCCCGGCCTCCTGCTGCCCGGCTGGTGGACGGGGAGATGGTTACAGACCCGCAAGAAACTGCCGACTGGATTAAGGTGCTGGAGGAAACCGTGATCCGCCATCGTCATCAGCTGGCCGCCATCGTGGTGGAACCCGTGGTGCAAGGAGCCGGTGGGATGTTCTTCTATGCGCCACAGTGTTTAGCCGCGGCCCGGCGCGTTGCTGACGAGCACGGTTTATTGCTCATTGTCGATGAAATTGCCACCGGATTTGGCCGCACCGGAAAACTGTTCGCTTCCGAATGGGCCGCGGTGGCCCCGGACATTATGTGCGTGGGCAAAGCCCTGACTGGCGGATACATGACGCTGGCCGCCATGCTCTGTTCACACCAGGTGGCGGACACCATCACTCAATCCTCACTGCGGGCCCTGTTGCACGGACCCACCTTCATGGCCAACCCGCTGGCCTGCGCCGTGGCCTGTGCGTCCCTGGAATTATTGGAGACATCCCCATGGGAGAGCAACGTGGGGCAGATTCAACAAGGCCTCATCACGGCGTTGGCCCCGGCAAGTAACCTCTCCACCGTGCAAGATGTGCGGGTTCTTGGTGCCATTGGGGTGGTAGAACTATCGGTCCCCGTCGATGTTGCCGCCGTGAGCCGGGCGGCACTAGAACAGGGCGTGTGGGTAAGGCCCTTCCGTAACCTGATTTACACCATGCCGCCGTTCATCAGTAGCCCTGCGGAGATCGCCGCCATTGGGGCTGGCATCAGCACCGCCGTCGCCAAGGTGCACGGCTGA
- a CDS encoding IclR family transcriptional regulator: MAAKASGGVQSVERIFELLELITDAGGNVTLSELSASTELPLPTIHRLLRTLVALGYIRQLPSRRYALGPRLIRLGEGATKQLGAMAMPQLETLVTQLGETANMAVLDTDMVIYIAQVPSPHSMRMFTEVGRRAHTHDTGVGKALLAQLDNDTVRSIVARKGMPTPTIKSHGTVESLLADLDVIRERGYAIDEEEQEIGVRCFAMAVPNAPSPTAISVSGPVQRVDESFANRAIPVLKQAAQIISKELNRN; the protein is encoded by the coding sequence ATGGCAGCAAAAGCGAGCGGCGGCGTCCAGTCCGTGGAGCGTATCTTCGAACTCCTGGAACTCATTACTGATGCCGGAGGCAACGTAACACTCAGTGAACTCTCCGCATCCACTGAACTGCCTTTGCCCACCATCCACAGGCTGCTGCGAACACTAGTTGCCCTTGGCTATATCCGCCAACTCCCCAGCCGCCGCTATGCACTGGGGCCCAGGCTAATCCGTTTGGGCGAAGGTGCAACGAAGCAGCTTGGCGCCATGGCCATGCCCCAGCTGGAAACATTGGTGACCCAATTGGGTGAAACAGCCAATATGGCCGTGTTGGACACCGACATGGTCATTTATATTGCCCAAGTACCCTCCCCGCACTCCATGCGCATGTTCACCGAGGTTGGCCGCCGGGCACACACGCACGACACCGGCGTCGGCAAGGCGTTGTTGGCCCAGCTAGATAATGACACTGTGCGCAGCATCGTCGCTCGCAAGGGCATGCCAACACCCACGATCAAGAGCCACGGCACGGTTGAGAGCCTNTTGGCGGACCTGGATGTGATCAGGGAACGTGGTTACGCCATCGATGAGGAAGAGCAGGAGATTGGTGTGCGCTGCTTCGCCATGGCTGTTCCCAATGCNCCCTCGCCCACCGCAATTTCGGTTTCCGGGCCGGTCCAACGCGTCGATGAGAGCTTTGCCAACAGGGCGATCCCCGTACTCAAGCAAGCCGCACAGATTATTTCCAAGGAGCTTAACCGCAACTAG
- a CDS encoding 8-amino-7-oxononanoate synthase: MGNRQNTTGTTDRLGTASGVDTAGTAGQTTAMETWLGLRADVRQQRGIVRTDSILPWREHSTSXKSQGEEVIDLASNDYLGLSADPRVVAASMAALEKYGAGARASRVVCGTLPAHRELEERLCALTGQRAALAFSSGYTANLGVVTALGGPGTLIIYDAHVHASLLDALRLSRSPSVSVPHNDLTAVKAALSARIQPRAVVIVESVYSVLGDAADLASLAPVCAAFDALLLVDEAHGLGVLGDGRGAVHAAGLAGAAHVAVTVTLSKALGSQGGAVLGSPALREHLVNTARTFIFDTALAPAAAAGAGAAASIVLAEPELAGRVLATAQLLARSCGVETAAGAVQSVPIESAACAVNLANELRTXGVLVGCFRPPSVPDGVSRIRLSARASITSAQLAKATGILAELLRESPRAAQDTQNEPVKTIQVIKPV, from the coding sequence ATGGGCAACCGCCAGAACACCACCGGTACTACGGACAGGCTCGGTACAGCTAGTGGTGTTGATACTGCCGGCACAGCAGGACAGACCACGGCGATGGAGACCTGGCTGGGCTTGCGTGCAGATGTTCGCCAGCAGCGCGGAATAGTGCGTACGGATTCGATCCTGCCGTGGCGTGAACACTCCACCAGTGANAAGAGTCAAGGGGAGGAGGTGATCGATTTGGCTTCCAACGACTACTTGGGCCTGTCTGCTGATCCGCGGGTTGTGGCCGCCTCCATGGCTGCGCTGGAGAAATACGGTGCCGGGGCCCGGGCCTCACGGGTTGTCTGCGGTACATTGCCGGCGCATCGAGAACTCGAGGAACGGCTGTGTGCCTTGACCGGACAGAGGGCGGCTTTAGCCTTTTCCAGCGGCTACACGGCAAACCTTGGCGTGGTGACGGCACTGGGTGGACCTGGNACCTTGATCATCTATGATGCCCACGTGCATGCTTCTCTGCTGGACGCGCTCAGGCTTTCTCGTTCACCATCTGTGAGCGTCCCACACAACGACCTCACGGCGGTCAAGGCAGCCCTGTCCGCACGCATCCAGCCGCGTGCCGTGGTCATTGTTGAGTCAGTGTATTCAGTGCTTGGTGACGCAGCGGACCTGGCGTCCTTGGCGCCAGTGTGTGCTGCTTTCGATGCGCTGTTGCTCGTAGATGAAGCGCATGGCCTTGGCGTTCTNGGGGATGGCCGGGGCGCCGTCCATGCAGCGGGTCTGGCAGGTGCAGCGCACGTGGCCGTCACCGTCACGCTATCTAAAGCGCTGGGATCCCAAGGTGGCGCAGTTCTTGGATCACCCGCGTTGCGTGAGCACCTGGTAAATACGGCACGGACGTTCATTTTCGATACTGCATTGGCTCCGGCAGCGGCTGCCGGNGCTGGTGCAGCGGCCTCGATCGTGTTGGCAGAACCGGAGCTGGCCGGGCGTGTCTTGGCCACTGCTCAGCTCCTGGCCCGCAGTTGCGGNGTGGAAACAGCTGCCGGCGCCGTTCAATCCGTCCCCATCGAATCAGCCGCCTGTGCCGTGAACCTTGCTAATGAACTACGTACAAGNGGTGTGCTGGTGGGTTGTTTCAGGCCGCCAAGCGTGCCCGACGGCGTGTCNCGGATCAGACTGAGCGCCCGTGCCAGCATCACCTCCGCGCAGCTTGCCAAGGCCACCGGTATCCTTGCCGAGCTGCTGCGGGAAAGCCCACGGGCGGCACAGGACACACAGAACGAACCAGTCAAGACTATCCAGGTCATCAAGCCGGTCTAG
- the aceE gene encoding pyruvate dehydrogenase (acetyl-transferring), homodimeric type: protein MFQRDSNSHILSGLTNQLPDRDPEETAEWLESLDSLISDRGTERAQFIMRSLLQRAGAQSVGVPMVTTTDYVNTIPADQEPEFPGNEVIERKYRSWLRWNAAVMVHRAQRPEIGVGGHISTYAGAATLYEVGFNHFFRGKDHAGGGDQIFFQGHASXGMYARAFLEGRLSEEDMDGFRQEKSKEGHALSSYPHPRLMPEFWEFPTVSMGIGPMHAIYQAQSNRYLHNRGIKDTSEQQVWAFLGDGEMDEPESRGLLQLAANDKLDNLTFVVNCNLQRLDGPVRGNGKIVQELEAFFRGAGWNVIKVLWGREWDDLLARDEDGSLVDVMNTTVDGDYQTYKAESGGFVREHFFGQTPQTKELAAHLSDDELWNLKRGGHDYHKVYAAYKAAMDFKGKPTVILAHTVKGYGXGTHFEARNATHQMKKLTLQDLKDFRTQLRLPISDEVLEADPYTPXYYHPGMDSPEIQYMMERRRALGGFVPERRSQHTELELXGDKTYEVANRGSGKQQAATTMSFVRLLKDLMRDKGIGQRIVPIIPDEARTFGIDAFFPTAKIYNPNGQNYLSVDRDLVLAYKESISGQIVHAGINEAGSVAAFTAAGTAYATHGEPLIPIYVFYSMFGFQRTGDQFWAAGDQMTRGFIIGATAGRTTLTGEGLQHADGHSPILASTNEAVITYDPAYGYEIGVIMRAGLERMYGPDSVDPNVMYYITVYNEPISQPKAPENIDXSEGITKGIYLLNKSEQQGPXTQLMASGVSVPWALEAQQILADEWGVAADVWSVTSWTELRRDGLAAEEEAFLHPENAPRTPYITTKMADAQGPIVAVTDYMKAVPDQVRQFLPNDFATLGADGFGFSDTRAAARRYFKIDSHSVVVRALQMLAXNGDIDASIPAQAATKYDLLNVKAGTTGSTGG from the coding sequence ATGTTTCAGCGAGATAGCAATTCTCATATCCTTAGCGGGTTGACTAACCAGCTTCCTGATCGCGATCCGGAGGAGACAGCCGAATGGCTTGAGTCCTTGGATTCACTGATTTCAGATCGTGGTACCGAACGTGCCCAGTTCATTATGCGTAGCCTGCTTCAGCGTGCTGGTGCGCAGAGCGTTGGCGTGCCGATGGTTACCACCACCGATTACGTGAATACCATCCCTGCCGATCAGGAACCAGAGTTCCCGGGCAATGAAGTCATCGAGCGCAAATACCGTTCTTGGTTGCGTTGGAATGCTGCTGTGATGGTTCACCGTGCGCAGCGTCCGGAGATTGGTGTGGGTGGGCATATTTCCACGTATGCCGGTGCGGCAACGTTGTACGAGGTGGGCTTTAATCACTTCTTCCGCGGTAAAGACCATGCCGGTGGCGGAGACCAGATCTTCTTCCAGGGCCACGCCTCCNCCGGCATGTACGCCCGTGCTTTCCTTGAAGGACGCCTTTCCGAGGAAGACATGGACGGGTTCCGTCAGGAGAAGTCCAAGGAAGGCCACGCCCTTTCGTCCTACCCGCACCCGCGCCTCATGCCGGAATTCTGGGAATTCCCGACCGTCTCCATGGGCATTGGCCCGATGCACGCGATCTACCAGGCCCAGTCCAATAGGTACCTGCATAACCGCGGTATCAAGGACACCTCCGAGCAGCAGGTCTGGGCGTTCCTGGGTGATGGCGAGATGGACGAGCCCGAATCACGTGGCCTGCTACAGCTGGCAGCGAACGACAAGCTTGATAACCTCACGTTCGTGGTCAACTGCAACTTGCAGCGCCTTGATGGCCCGGTCCGTGGTAACGGCAAGATCGTCCAAGAACTTGAAGCGTTCTTCCGCGGTGCCGGCTGGAACGTCATCAAGGTCCTTTGGGGCCGTGAATGGGATGACCTGCTAGCCCGTGACGAAGACGGCTCACTAGTTGATGTCATGAACACCACCGTCGATGGTGATTACCAGACGTACAAGGCTGAATCCGGCGGATTCGTCCGCGAGCACTTCTTTGGCCAGACCCCGCAGACCAAGGAACTCGCCGCGCATCTTAGCGATGACGAGCTCTGGAACCTCAAGCGTGGTGGACACGATTACCACAAGGTCTACGCCGCTTACAAGGCTGCCATGGACTTCAAGGGCAAGCCCACCGTTATCTTGGCCCACACGGTCAAGGGTTATGGCNTTGGTACCCACTTCGAGGCGCGTAATGCCACGCACCAGATGAAGAAGCTCACCTTGCAAGACCTCAAGGACTTCCGCACGCAACTGCGCCTGCCCATCTCTGATGAGGTCCTTGAAGCTGACCCGTACACTCCCNCGTACTACCACCCGGGCATGGATTCACCAGAAATCCAGTACATGATGGAGCGCCGCCGCGCCCTGGGCGGTTTCGTGCCCGAGCGTCGCAGTCAGCACACCGAGCTAGAACTCNCCGGGGATAAGACCTACGAAGTAGCTAACCGTGGCTCAGGCAAGCAACAAGCCGCTACCACCATGTCGTTCGTGCGTCTGCTCAAGGATTTGATGCGCGATAAGGGCATCGGCCAACGCATTGTGCCGATCATCCCCGATGAGGCCCGCACCTTCGGTATAGACGCGTTCTTCCCCACAGCAAAGATCTACAACCCCAACGGGCAGAACTACCTCTCCGTGGACCGCGATCTGGTCCTGGCGTACAAGGAATCCATTTCCGGGCAGATCGTGCACGCTGGCATCAATGAAGCCGGTTCCGTAGCGGCCTTCACCGCTGCTGGTACCGCGTACGCCACCCATGGTGAACCGTTGATCCCGATCTACGTGTTCTACTCCATGTTTGGTTTCCAACGCACAGGAGATCAGTTCTGGGCTGCCGGTGACCAAATGACACGCGGCTTCATCATTGGTGCTACCGCTGGCCGGACCACCCTCACCGGTGAAGGCCTCCAGCACGCTGATGGTCACTCCCCGATCCTGGCCTCCACCAACGAGGCCGTGATCACCTACGATCCCGCGTACGGGTACGAGATCGGTGTGATCATGCGTGCTGGTCTGGAACGCATGTACGGGCCCGATTCAGTGGATCCCAACGTCATGTACTACATCACCGTGTACAACGAGCCGATCAGCCAGCCCAAGGCACCGGAAAACATCGATGNNTCAGAAGGTATCACCAAGGGCATCTACCTGCTAAACAAGAGCGAACAGCAAGGACCCNGCACCCAGCTGATGGCTTCTGGCGTTTCTGTGCCGTGGGCTCTAGAAGCACAGCAAATCCTTGCCGATGAATGGGGAGTTGCTGCCGATGTTTGGTCCGTAACCTCCTGGACCGAGCTTCGCCGCGACGGCCTCGCCGCGGAAGAAGAAGCGTTCTTGCACCCAGAAAACGCACCCCGGACCCCGTACATCACCACTAAAATGGCAGATGCCCAAGGGCCCATCGTGGCCGTCACCGATTACATGAAGGCCGTCCCGGACCAGGTACGTCAGTTCCTGCCCAACGACTTCGCAACCCTCGGTGCCGACGGCTTCGGCTTCTCCGATACCCGAGCAGCAGCACGACGCTACTTCAAGATCGACTCACACTCCGTCGTAGTACGCGCCCTGCAAATGCTCGCCNAAAACGGTGACATCGACGCCAGCATCCCCGCACAGGCAGCCACCAAATATGATCTACTCAACGTCAAGGCAGGCACCACCGGCAGCACCGGCGGCTAG
- a CDS encoding NAD-dependent malic enzyme, translated as MANPSPGNSITLRVSAXSNFTVTSELAAAAASAGAAVTALDIVESQHESVVVDITANTTDDAHADRIKDALEALDGVHVLHVSDRTFLMHLGGKLEVNSXFVIRNRDDLSRAYTXGVARVCMAIAEDXSAARNLTIKRNTIAVVTDGTAVLGLGDIGPAAALPVMEGKAALFKQFANVDAWPVCLDTKDTEEIIMIVKAMAPVYGGINLEDIAAPRCFEIERRLKEELDIPVFHDDQHGTAIVTLAALTNALKVVEKKIGEVKIVVAGVGAAGNAIIQLLLAQGAKNIVACGRSGAVNRSETYKDEHRTWLANNTNPDNFTGTLHDAVVGADVFIGVSGPNVLGEAQVAAMAPKAIVFAMANPTPEVDPVIASKYAAVVATGRSDFPNQINNVLAFPGFFRGLLDAGVSDITDEMLVAASTAIANRVDASELNASFVIPSVFDPHVATDVAAAVAAAAASTLSERLTYEQPVSNRHRSHTHPAG; from the coding sequence ATGGCGAATCCTAGCCCCGGCAACTCCATCACCCTTCGCGTGAGCGCCNCCTCCAACTTCACGGTCACCAGCGAGCTTGCTGCTGCCGCCGCTTCAGCCGGTGCAGCCGTCACCGCACTGGACATTGTTGAATCTCAGCACGAGAGCGTTGTCGTGGACATCACCGCCAACACCACCGACGACGCGCACGCGGACCGCATCAAGGATGCGCTTGAGGCTCTCGATGGCGTCCACGTACTGCATGTCTCGGACCGCACCTTCTTGATGCACTTGGGCGGCAAGCTCGAGGTCAACTCANAGTTCGTCATCCGCAACCGTGATGACCTTTCCCGCGCCTACACCNCCGGTGTGGCACGTGTATGCATGGCCATCGCCGAGGACNCCTCCGCAGCACGCAACCTCACCATCAAGCGCAACACCATCGCCGTGGTCACTGACGGCACCGCCGTCTTGGGCTTGGGCGATATTGGTCCGGCAGCCGCACTTCCCGTCATGGAAGGCAAGGCAGCACTGTTCAAGCAGTTCGCCAACGTCGATGCCTGGCCCGTCTGCCTTGACACCAAAGACACTGAAGAGATCATCATGATCGTCAAGGCAATGGCCCCGGTCTACGGTGGCATTAACCTTGAAGACATCGCTGCACCGCGCTGCTTTGAAATCGAGCGCCGCCTCAAGGAAGAGCTGGACATCCCGGTCTTCCACGACGATCAGCACGGCACCGCCATTGTCACCCTCGCGGCACTGACCAACGCATTGAAGGTTGTTGAGAAGAAGATCGGCGAGGTCAAGATTGTTGTGGCAGGCGTCGGCGCTGCCGGCAACGCTATTATTCAGCTCTTGTTGGCTCAGGGCGCCAAGAACATTGTTGCGTGCGGCCGTAGCGGCGCCGTGAACCGTAGCGAGACCTACAAGGATGAGCACCGCACCTGGCTGGCCAACAACACTAACCCGGATAACTTCACCGGCACCCTCCACGACGCCGTGGTTGGAGCCGATGTCTTCATTGGTGTCAGCGGCCCCAACGTGCTCGGCGAAGCCCAGGTTGCCGCCATGGCGCCCAAGGCCATCGTCTTCGCCATGGCAAACCCCACACCGGAAGTAGATCCGGTCATCGCCTCGAAGTACGCCGCCGTGGTTGCCACCGGTCGTAGCGACTTCCCCAACCAAATCAACAACGTTTTGGCCTTCCCCGGCTTCTTCCGTGGTTTGCTGGATGCAGGCGTTTCAGACATCACCGATGAAATGCTTGTGGCAGCGTCCACAGCCATTGCGAACCGCGTCGATGCCTCTGAACTCAACGCCAGTTTTGTCATCCCCAGCGTCTTCGACCCGCATGTGGCCACCGACGTTGCAGCAGCCGTGGCCGCCGCGGCAGCATCAACACTTTCCGAAAGGCTAACGTATGAGCAACCAGTCAGTAACCGTCACCGATCCCACACCCATCCCGCGGGCTGA